One region of Acidovorax sp. T1 genomic DNA includes:
- a CDS encoding GspH/FimT family pseudopilin, whose translation MMPRQKGFTLIELLVTVAIAAILVTLAAPSFTTFFAKKRVEGLINELVTDLQYARSEAVQRNASVQVTLGTNCYVIHALATSTTTASANTSCVQTAGTASTIGSGETELKTVKIAAGSSASFSPNTGTIVFDPVRGMATISSGADTITATSSIGSWDLRVNITSMGRVKTCSPTGSGHISGYSTC comes from the coding sequence ATGATGCCAAGGCAAAAAGGCTTCACCCTTATTGAGTTGTTGGTCACCGTGGCAATTGCAGCCATTTTGGTCACCTTGGCCGCGCCATCTTTTACTACTTTTTTTGCCAAAAAACGTGTCGAAGGTTTGATCAACGAACTGGTCACCGACTTGCAGTATGCACGCAGTGAAGCAGTGCAACGCAATGCCTCAGTCCAAGTGACCCTTGGCACTAATTGCTATGTTATTCACGCATTGGCAACGTCTACGACTACCGCATCTGCCAACACGAGTTGTGTACAGACAGCGGGAACAGCTTCGACCATCGGGTCTGGAGAGACAGAGCTAAAAACCGTCAAGATAGCAGCCGGAAGTTCAGCGTCCTTTTCGCCAAACACTGGAACGATAGTTTTTGATCCAGTACGCGGAATGGCAACCATCAGCAGCGGCGCCGACACAATCACAGCGACTAGCAGTATCGGCTCATGGGACCTGCGTGTAAACATCACTTCGATGGGCCGGGTAAAGACGTGCAGCCCTACCGGGTCCGGGCACATATCGGGCTATTCCACCTGCTGA
- a CDS encoding type IV pilin protein yields MKTSTAPQARRQSPKPNGFTLIELMIVVAVVGILAAVAYPSYMNQVRKSRRSDAIAALAEVQQAQERWRANKPKYASHAEAIATKTPPPPPLTTPPTPPTPPGLGLSATSQGGYYTWAVSSNTETGYTLTATAVDGKSQKKDTGCDTLTVTVNNGSASNSPNTCWGK; encoded by the coding sequence ATGAAAACCTCCACCGCACCACAGGCACGCCGCCAATCCCCCAAGCCCAATGGATTCACGCTGATCGAACTGATGATCGTCGTGGCGGTTGTGGGCATATTGGCTGCAGTGGCCTATCCCAGTTATATGAACCAGGTTCGCAAGTCGAGGCGCTCGGATGCGATTGCTGCGCTGGCTGAAGTTCAGCAGGCGCAAGAGCGCTGGAGGGCTAACAAGCCAAAGTACGCGAGCCACGCAGAGGCGATCGCGACGAAAACGCCGCCCCCTCCCCCACTGACCACACCACCCACACCGCCCACACCACCCGGACTCGGCCTATCAGCAACAAGCCAGGGCGGTTATTACACCTGGGCCGTTTCAAGCAACACGGAAACCGGCTACACCTTGACGGCAACCGCTGTTGATGGGAAAAGCCAGAAAAAAGACACCGGTTGCGATACCCTCACAGTCACGGTGAACAATGGCAGCGCAAGCAACTCGCCCAACACCTGCTGGGGCAAATGA
- a CDS encoding GspH/FimT family pseudopilin: protein MPLNRKNTRRPALAASAKPRPLQGFSMVEVMIVLSIAAILMGLAVPAFQGLQELRRLEGHAAELATDIQHIRSEAVARNSQMHLRFGSDTAGTCYLLHSGNTGGCTCTSAGTAQCTDPMNAPIKSVGLATTQGVRLQANVSTMLFDPVRGTTTPAGSINLIADSGKTIRHVVNIMGRTRTCSPQGSMSGYATC from the coding sequence ATGCCGTTGAACCGCAAAAACACCCGCCGCCCCGCCCTTGCGGCCAGTGCCAAACCCCGCCCGCTGCAAGGTTTCAGCATGGTAGAGGTAATGATCGTGCTCAGCATCGCGGCAATCCTCATGGGCCTGGCCGTTCCGGCATTTCAGGGGCTGCAGGAATTGCGCCGCCTCGAAGGCCACGCCGCAGAGCTGGCCACCGACATACAGCACATCCGCAGCGAGGCCGTGGCCCGCAATAGCCAAATGCATCTGCGCTTTGGCTCTGACACTGCAGGCACCTGTTATTTGCTGCACAGCGGCAACACCGGCGGCTGCACCTGCACCAGCGCCGGGACTGCGCAATGCACCGACCCAATGAACGCGCCCATCAAAAGCGTGGGCCTGGCCACCACGCAGGGCGTGCGCCTGCAGGCCAACGTCTCCACCATGCTGTTTGACCCGGTTCGCGGCACCACCACCCCTGCAGGATCCATCAACCTGATCGCCGACAGCGGCAAGACCATTCGGCATGTGGTCAACATCATGGGGCGCACCAGAACATGCTCGCCCCAGGGCAGCATGAGCGGCTACGCCACCTGCTGA
- a CDS encoding pyridoxal phosphate-dependent aminotransferase translates to MRQALLNLEESRIREVANAGMGRSDVLAFWFGESDEGTPDVVRQAAIDSLQRGETFYAHNLGLPELRAEVAAYTSRLHRPVGADRIAITSGGVNALMLAVQALVDAGDEVVAVTPVWPNLTAQPLIMGAALRCVSLRPQPGGAWALDMQELLAAITPATRLLVVNAPNNPTGWTLTAQEQQAILAHCRATGTWILADEVYERLYYEPTAHGCAPSFLDLAEPEDRLVVAHSFSKSFLMTGWRLGWLVMPPSMTHHMGKLVEFNTSCASVFTQRAGIAALQHADEITPRVVAHLRQCRDTLVPLLQALPGVEVASARGGMYAFFRLPGHGDSLATAKRLVAEAGLGLAPGNAFGDEAQGWLRWCFASKDPQRLVQGVERLKNWPGL, encoded by the coding sequence ATGCGCCAAGCTTTGCTGAATCTCGAAGAATCCCGTATCCGTGAAGTCGCCAACGCTGGCATGGGGCGCAGCGATGTGCTGGCCTTCTGGTTTGGCGAGAGTGACGAGGGCACGCCCGATGTGGTGCGCCAGGCGGCCATTGATTCGCTGCAGCGCGGTGAAACGTTTTATGCGCACAACCTGGGCCTGCCGGAGTTGCGTGCCGAAGTGGCGGCTTACACCAGCCGGCTGCACCGGCCTGTGGGCGCTGACCGCATTGCCATCACGTCGGGCGGCGTCAATGCGCTGATGCTGGCGGTGCAGGCGCTGGTGGATGCGGGCGATGAGGTGGTTGCCGTCACGCCTGTGTGGCCCAACCTGACGGCGCAGCCCCTGATCATGGGGGCGGCGTTGCGCTGCGTGTCGCTGCGCCCCCAGCCGGGCGGCGCCTGGGCGCTGGACATGCAGGAGCTGCTGGCTGCTATCACCCCGGCCACGCGGTTGCTGGTGGTGAATGCGCCCAACAACCCCACGGGCTGGACCTTGACGGCGCAGGAGCAGCAAGCCATCCTGGCGCATTGCCGTGCCACGGGCACCTGGATCTTGGCCGATGAGGTGTATGAACGCCTGTATTACGAGCCCACCGCCCATGGCTGTGCCCCCAGTTTTCTGGACCTGGCCGAGCCCGAAGACCGCCTGGTGGTGGCGCACAGCTTTTCCAAAAGCTTTTTGATGACGGGCTGGCGCCTGGGCTGGCTGGTGATGCCGCCGTCGATGACGCACCACATGGGTAAGCTGGTCGAGTTCAATACCTCGTGCGCCAGTGTTTTCACGCAGCGGGCCGGCATTGCCGCACTGCAGCATGCGGACGAGATCACGCCGCGTGTGGTTGCGCACCTGCGGCAGTGCCGCGACACCTTGGTGCCACTTTTGCAGGCGCTGCCCGGCGTGGAGGTGGCCAGTGCGCGCGGCGGTATGTATGCGTTCTTTCGCCTGCCGGGGCATGGCGATTCGCTGGCCACCGCCAAGCGCCTGGTGGCCGAGGCGGGGTTGGGCCTGGCGCCTGGCAATGCCTTTGGCGACGAGGCGCAGGGCTGGCTGCGCTGGTGTTTTGCGTCCAAAGATCCACAGCGCCTGGTGCAGGGGGTGGAGCGGCTCAAAAACTGGCCCGGGTTATAA
- the rpsO gene encoding 30S ribosomal protein S15, producing MIASSIKAEVVKANARAANDTGSPEVQVALLTARINELTPHFKTHAKDHHGRRGLLRMVSRRRKLLDYLKAKDAERYTALIAKLGLRK from the coding sequence ATGATCGCATCCTCTATCAAGGCCGAAGTTGTCAAGGCCAATGCACGCGCTGCCAACGACACGGGTAGCCCAGAAGTGCAAGTGGCCCTGCTGACGGCCCGCATCAACGAACTGACCCCTCACTTCAAGACGCACGCCAAAGACCACCACGGTCGCCGCGGCCTGCTGCGCATGGTGAGCCGTCGTCGCAAGCTGCTGGACTACCTCAAGGCCAAGGACGCTGAGCGTTACACCGCGCTGATCGCCAAGCTGGGTCTGCGCAAGTAA
- the pnp gene encoding polyribonucleotide nucleotidyltransferase codes for MSIFNKITKTFQWGDKTVIMETGEIARQAGGAVLVNIDDTVVLATVVASKVAKSGQDFFPLTVDYIEKTYAAGKIPGSFFKREAKPSEHETLTSRLIDRPIRPLFPEGFFNDVHVVIHTVSLNPEVDADIAALIATSAALAISGIPFSGPIGAARVGYINGEYVLNPGQTARKSSQMDLVVAGTEAAVLMVESEAQQLSEEIMLGAVVFGHQQGNVAINAIHDLVREAGKPVWDWKAPAKDESLIAKVTALAEAKLRAAYQIRNKQARTHACREAYAVVMADLKEEGIAFDSVKVEGMLFDIEARIVRSQILAGEPRIDGRDTRTVRPIEIRSSVLPRAHGSSLFTRGETQALVVTTLGTERDAQRIDALAGEYEDRFMMHYNMPPFATGEVGRMGSTKRREIGHGRLAKRALVAVLPSKEEFPYTMRVVSEITESNGSSSMASVCGGCLSMMDAGVPMKAHVAGIAMGLIKEDNRFAVLTDILGDEDHLGDMDFKVAGTTAGITALQMDIKIQGITKEIMQVALAQAKEARIHILGKMQEAMGEAKTEVSNFAPKLYTMKINPEKIRDVIGKGGAVIRALTEETGCQINIEEDGTITIAATDNAKADEAKRRIEQITAEVEIGKIYEGPVTKILDFGALINLLPGKDGLLHISQIAHERVERVGDYLTEGQIVKVKVMETDEKGRVKLSLKALTERPAGGSDRPAPAERGDRGDRGGERRDGGRDRQPVDQQQQQQQAAPSEGNAGQLNG; via the coding sequence ATGAGCATTTTCAACAAAATCACCAAGACTTTCCAATGGGGTGACAAGACCGTCATCATGGAAACGGGCGAAATCGCCCGCCAGGCCGGTGGTGCCGTGCTGGTGAACATCGACGACACCGTGGTGCTGGCCACCGTGGTGGCCTCCAAGGTGGCCAAGTCGGGTCAAGACTTTTTCCCGCTGACGGTGGATTACATCGAGAAGACCTACGCTGCGGGCAAGATCCCCGGTAGCTTCTTCAAGCGCGAAGCCAAGCCCAGCGAGCACGAAACCCTCACCAGCCGCCTGATCGATCGCCCGATCCGCCCGCTGTTCCCCGAAGGTTTCTTCAATGACGTGCATGTGGTCATCCACACGGTGTCGCTGAACCCTGAAGTCGATGCCGACATTGCCGCCCTGATTGCCACCAGCGCTGCGCTGGCCATCTCGGGCATTCCGTTCAGTGGCCCGATTGGCGCTGCGCGCGTGGGCTATATCAACGGCGAATATGTGCTCAACCCCGGCCAGACGGCGCGCAAGAGCTCGCAGATGGACCTGGTGGTGGCAGGCACCGAAGCGGCCGTGCTGATGGTCGAATCCGAAGCGCAGCAACTGTCTGAAGAAATCATGCTGGGTGCCGTGGTTTTCGGTCACCAGCAAGGCAATGTGGCCATCAACGCCATTCACGACCTGGTGCGCGAGGCTGGCAAGCCCGTGTGGGACTGGAAAGCCCCCGCCAAGGACGAATCGCTCATCGCCAAGGTGACTGCCTTGGCCGAAGCCAAGCTGCGCGCGGCCTACCAGATCCGCAACAAGCAGGCCCGCACGCACGCCTGCCGCGAGGCTTATGCCGTGGTCATGGCCGACCTGAAGGAAGAAGGCATTGCCTTCGACAGCGTCAAGGTCGAAGGCATGTTGTTCGACATCGAGGCGCGCATCGTGCGCAGCCAGATCCTGGCGGGCGAGCCCCGCATCGACGGCCGCGACACGCGCACCGTGCGCCCCATCGAAATCCGCAGCAGCGTGCTGCCCCGCGCGCACGGCTCGTCGCTGTTCACGCGTGGCGAAACCCAGGCGCTGGTGGTGACCACGCTGGGCACCGAGCGCGATGCGCAGCGCATCGACGCGCTGGCCGGCGAGTACGAAGACCGCTTCATGATGCACTACAACATGCCTCCCTTTGCCACCGGCGAAGTGGGCCGCATGGGCAGCACCAAGCGCCGCGAAATCGGCCACGGCCGCCTGGCCAAGCGTGCGCTGGTGGCGGTGCTGCCAAGCAAGGAAGAGTTCCCCTACACCATGCGTGTGGTGTCGGAAATCACCGAGTCCAATGGTTCTTCGTCGATGGCTTCGGTCTGCGGCGGCTGCCTGTCGATGATGGATGCCGGCGTGCCCATGAAGGCGCATGTGGCCGGTATCGCCATGGGCCTGATCAAGGAAGACAACCGTTTTGCCGTGCTGACCGACATCCTGGGCGATGAAGATCACCTGGGCGACATGGACTTCAAGGTGGCGGGCACCACTGCCGGCATCACGGCGCTGCAGATGGACATCAAGATCCAGGGCATCACCAAGGAAATCATGCAGGTGGCACTGGCCCAGGCCAAGGAAGCGCGCATTCACATCCTGGGCAAGATGCAGGAAGCCATGGGCGAAGCCAAGACCGAAGTGAGCAACTTCGCGCCCAAGCTCTACACCATGAAGATCAACCCCGAGAAGATCCGTGACGTGATCGGCAAGGGCGGCGCCGTGATCCGTGCGCTGACCGAGGAAACCGGTTGCCAGATCAACATCGAGGAAGACGGCACCATCACCATCGCCGCCACCGACAACGCCAAGGCTGACGAAGCCAAGCGCCGCATCGAGCAGATCACGGCCGAAGTCGAAATCGGCAAGATCTACGAAGGCCCGGTCACCAAGATCCTGGACTTCGGCGCCCTCATCAACCTGCTGCCCGGCAAGGACGGCCTGCTGCACATCAGCCAGATCGCGCACGAGCGTGTCGAGCGCGTGGGCGACTACCTGACCGAAGGCCAGATCGTCAAGGTCAAGGTCATGGAGACCGACGAAAAGGGCCGCGTCAAGCTGTCCCTGAAGGCCCTGACTGAGCGCCCAGCCGGCGGCAGCGATCGTCCGGCCCCGGCCGAGCGTGGTGACCGCGGCGACCGTGGTGGCGAGCGCCGCGATGGCGGTCGTGATCGCCAGCCCGTCGATCAGCAGCAGCAACAGCAGCAAGCCGCGCCTTCCGAAGGCAACGCGGGCCAGCTGAACGGCTGA
- a CDS encoding NAD(P)H-quinone oxidoreductase, with amino-acid sequence MRAVEITAFGAPEVLRLGERPMPQAGEGELLIRVSASGINRPDVLQRLGHYAPPPGTSDLPGLEVAGVVESGDAAALARAGLKVGDRVCALVAGGGYAEWCVAPVEQCLPVPAGLSDIEAASLPETFFTVWSNVFDRGRLQAGETLLVQGGTSGIGVTAIQLARALGATVIVTAGSDEKCAACLALGAHHAINYKTQDFVEEAKRITAGKGVDVVLDMVAGDYVAREVECLAEDGRLVIIAVQGGVKSNFNAGLVLRRRLTITGSTLRPRPVAFKGTIARALREHVWPLIAAGTVRPVIYRTFAAADAAQAHALMESNQHTGKIVLTWSS; translated from the coding sequence ATGCGCGCTGTAGAAATCACTGCCTTTGGCGCCCCCGAGGTGTTGCGCCTGGGCGAGCGCCCCATGCCCCAGGCGGGCGAGGGCGAGTTGCTGATCCGTGTCAGCGCGAGCGGCATCAACCGGCCGGACGTGTTGCAGCGTCTGGGCCATTACGCACCGCCACCCGGCACATCCGATCTGCCGGGGCTGGAGGTGGCGGGTGTCGTGGAAAGCGGCGATGCAGCCGCCCTGGCGCGGGCTGGGTTGAAGGTGGGCGACCGCGTTTGCGCGCTGGTGGCCGGTGGTGGTTATGCCGAGTGGTGCGTGGCGCCGGTTGAGCAGTGCCTGCCGGTGCCGGCGGGCCTGAGCGACATCGAGGCCGCATCCCTGCCCGAAACCTTCTTCACGGTGTGGAGCAATGTGTTCGACCGGGGTCGTCTGCAAGCGGGCGAAACCCTGCTGGTGCAGGGCGGCACCAGCGGCATTGGCGTCACGGCCATCCAGCTGGCGCGCGCGTTGGGCGCCACGGTGATCGTGACGGCCGGTAGCGACGAAAAATGCGCGGCCTGCCTGGCGCTGGGTGCGCACCATGCCATCAACTACAAGACGCAGGATTTCGTTGAGGAAGCCAAACGCATCACCGCCGGCAAGGGCGTGGATGTGGTGCTAGACATGGTTGCGGGCGACTATGTGGCGCGCGAGGTGGAGTGCCTGGCCGAGGATGGCCGCCTGGTCATCATCGCCGTGCAGGGCGGGGTCAAGAGCAACTTCAATGCGGGCCTGGTGCTGCGGCGCCGACTGACCATCACGGGCTCGACCTTGCGCCCGCGCCCGGTGGCGTTCAAGGGCACCATTGCGCGCGCGCTGCGCGAGCATGTCTGGCCGCTGATTGCTGCGGGCACGGTGCGCCCGGTCATTTACCGCACGTTCGCGGCGGCGGATGCGGCGCAGGCCCATGCGCTGATGGAATCCAACCAGCACACTGGCAAGATTGTTTTGACGTGGTCATCATGA
- the tpiA gene encoding triose-phosphate isomerase: MKKKLIAGNWKMNGSLAANEALVRALISGMGQPACDVAVAVPAPYLAQVQSIAAGSVLALAAQDVSVHEAGAYTGETSAAMLKEFGVRYVLVGHSERRQYHGESDTLVAVKAQRALAAGITPIVCVGETLAEREAGQTEVVVKRQLAAVIHLNGHCISEIVVAYEPVWAIGTGRTASPEQAQQVHAVLRAQLAAASEHADRIRLLYGGSMNAANAAQLLAQPDIDGGLVGGAALKAQDFLQIIAAAQ; this comes from the coding sequence ATGAAAAAGAAACTCATCGCAGGCAACTGGAAGATGAACGGCAGTCTGGCTGCCAACGAAGCGCTGGTGCGTGCCCTGATCAGCGGTATGGGGCAGCCCGCTTGTGACGTGGCGGTGGCGGTGCCGGCGCCCTATCTGGCCCAGGTGCAGAGCATCGCTGCAGGATCGGTGCTGGCGCTGGCCGCGCAGGATGTCTCGGTGCATGAAGCGGGCGCCTACACGGGCGAAACCTCGGCGGCCATGCTCAAGGAATTTGGCGTGCGCTATGTCCTGGTGGGGCACTCGGAGCGCCGCCAGTACCACGGCGAGAGCGACACCCTGGTGGCCGTCAAGGCGCAACGGGCGCTGGCGGCAGGCATCACGCCCATTGTGTGTGTGGGCGAAACCCTGGCCGAGCGGGAAGCCGGTCAAACCGAGGTGGTGGTGAAGCGCCAGCTGGCGGCCGTGATCCATCTCAACGGCCATTGCATCAGTGAAATCGTGGTCGCCTATGAGCCTGTCTGGGCCATTGGCACCGGCCGCACGGCTTCGCCCGAGCAGGCCCAGCAAGTGCACGCCGTGCTGCGGGCACAACTGGCTGCGGCCAGTGAGCACGCAGACCGCATTCGCCTGCTGTACGGCGGCAGCATGAACGCTGCCAACGCCGCGCAGTTGTTGGCGCAACCCGATATCGACGGTGGCCTGGTGGGTGGCGCGGCGCTGAAAGCCCAGGACTTTTTGCAAATTATTGCTGCAGCCCAATAA
- the secG gene encoding preprotein translocase subunit SecG — protein sequence MNVLVNVILGVQMLTALGMIGLILVQHGKGADMGAAFGGGSSGSLFGASGSANFLSRTTGVLATVFFVATLALAYFGNVRPAGSGSVLETPAAVAPAAPVDAVPAGSSAAVPVPAPAASGAGQIPTK from the coding sequence ATGAATGTGCTTGTGAATGTGATTTTGGGTGTGCAGATGCTGACGGCGCTGGGCATGATTGGCCTGATCCTGGTCCAGCATGGCAAGGGGGCAGACATGGGTGCTGCTTTTGGCGGCGGCAGTTCGGGCAGCCTGTTTGGCGCCAGCGGCAGTGCCAACTTCCTCTCGCGCACCACGGGCGTGCTGGCCACGGTGTTCTTTGTGGCCACGCTGGCACTGGCTTATTTTGGCAACGTGCGCCCGGCCGGTTCGGGCAGTGTGCTGGAAACGCCGGCGGCCGTGGCTCCGGCAGCGCCGGTGGATGCCGTCCCTGCGGGTTCGAGCGCGGCGGTTCCGGTGCCTGCGCCGGCCGCTTCGGGGGCGGGGCAGATTCCGACGAAATAA
- a CDS encoding NADH-quinone oxidoreductase subunit A — protein MNLDQYLPVLLFILVGIAVGVVPLALGYVLGPNRPDAAKNSPYECGFEAFEDARMKFDVRYYLVAILFILFDLEIAFLFPWAVTLQDVGVTGFVAVVIFLAILVVGFAYEWKKGALNWE, from the coding sequence ATGAATCTCGATCAGTACCTCCCCGTCCTCTTGTTTATCCTGGTTGGCATCGCCGTAGGTGTCGTGCCCCTGGCTCTGGGGTATGTGTTGGGCCCCAATCGCCCGGATGCCGCCAAAAACTCCCCTTACGAATGTGGCTTCGAAGCTTTCGAAGATGCGCGCATGAAGTTCGATGTGCGCTATTACCTCGTGGCCATTCTTTTCATCCTGTTCGATCTGGAAATCGCCTTCCTCTTCCCGTGGGCGGTGACGCTGCAGGACGTGGGTGTGACCGGCTTTGTCGCCGTGGTGATCTTTCTGGCCATCCTTGTCGTGGGCTTTGCCTACGAATGGAAAAAAGGCGCCCTGAACTGGGAATGA
- a CDS encoding NuoB/complex I 20 kDa subunit family protein — MIEGVMKEGFITTSYDSVVNWAKTGSLWPMTFGLACCAVEMMHAAAARYDIGRFGAEVFRASPRQSDLMIVAGTLCNKMAPALRKVYDQMSEPRWVLSMGSCANGGGYYHYSYSVVRGCDRIVPVDVYVPGCPPTAEALIYGIIQLQQKIRRTNTIARA; from the coding sequence ATGATTGAAGGCGTGATGAAGGAAGGCTTCATCACCACGAGTTACGACTCTGTGGTGAACTGGGCCAAGACCGGATCCCTGTGGCCCATGACCTTTGGTCTGGCTTGCTGTGCGGTCGAAATGATGCATGCCGCCGCTGCGCGCTACGACATCGGGCGTTTTGGTGCCGAGGTGTTCCGCGCCAGTCCGCGCCAGTCCGATCTGATGATTGTGGCGGGCACCTTGTGCAACAAGATGGCCCCCGCTTTGCGCAAGGTGTATGACCAGATGTCCGAACCCCGCTGGGTGCTGTCGATGGGGTCGTGCGCCAATGGTGGTGGTTACTACCACTACAGCTATTCCGTCGTGCGTGGCTGTGACCGCATCGTGCCGGTCGACGTGTATGTGCCGGGCTGTCCGCCCACGGCCGAAGCGCTGATCTACGGCATCATCCAGCTGCAGCAGAAAATTCGCCGCACCAACACCATTGCTCGTGCCTGA
- a CDS encoding NADH-quinone oxidoreductase subunit C: MTAVAIRPEKLQDNIAAALGAKVRQITVALDEVTVVVAAADYLDAMRVLRDAEGCRFEQLIDLCGVDYSAYADAVNEGARYCVVSHLLSVSLNQRVRVKVFCPDDDFPVVASVSDLWNSANWYEREAFDLFGILFDGHNDLRRILTDYGFIGHPFRKDFPLSGHVEMRYDAEQRRVVYEPVSIEPREITPRIIREDKYGGLH; encoded by the coding sequence ATGACTGCTGTTGCCATTCGGCCTGAAAAACTCCAAGACAACATTGCTGCGGCCTTGGGCGCCAAGGTGCGTCAGATCACGGTGGCTCTGGACGAGGTGACGGTGGTGGTTGCCGCTGCCGACTACCTGGACGCGATGCGCGTGTTGCGCGATGCCGAGGGCTGCCGCTTCGAGCAGCTGATCGACCTGTGCGGTGTCGACTATTCCGCATATGCCGACGCTGTGAACGAAGGCGCCCGCTATTGCGTGGTGTCGCACTTGCTGTCCGTCAGCCTGAACCAGCGCGTGCGCGTCAAGGTGTTCTGCCCTGACGATGATTTCCCGGTGGTGGCCTCGGTGTCCGATCTGTGGAATTCTGCCAACTGGTACGAGCGCGAGGCGTTCGATCTGTTTGGTATCTTGTTTGACGGCCATAACGACCTGCGCCGCATCCTGACCGACTACGGCTTTATCGGTCACCCCTTCCGCAAGGATTTCCCGCTGTCCGGGCATGTGGAAATGCGCTATGACGCCGAGCAACGGCGCGTGGTCTATGAGCCCGTGTCCATCGAGCCGCGCGAAATCACGCCCCGCATCATTCGCGAAGACAAGTACGGAGGCCTGCACTGA
- a CDS encoding NADH-quinone oxidoreductase subunit D, with protein MAEIKNYSLNFGPQHPAAHGVLRLVLELDGEVVQRADPHIGLLHRATEKLAEHKTYIQSLPYMDRLDYVSMMCNEHAYCLAIEKLLGIEVPLRAQYIRVMFAEITRLLNHLMWLGSHGNDCGSSTILIYTFREREDLFDMYEAVSGARMHAAYFRPGGVYRDLPDSMPQYKVSKIKNAKALEAMNQNRKGSLLDFIDDFTQRFPGCMDEYETLLTDNRIWKQRTVGIGVVQPERALNLGMTGPMLRGSGIAWDLRKTQPYDVYDRMDFDVPVGKTGDCYDRYLVRKQEMRESNRIIKQCVDWLRANPGPVITDNHKIAPPDRESMKSNMEELIHHFKLFTEGFHVPEGEAYAAVEHPKGEFGIYLVSDGANKPYRLKIRAPGFAHLATLDEMARGHMIADAVAIIGTMDIVFGEIDR; from the coding sequence ATGGCGGAAATCAAGAACTATTCCCTGAATTTTGGTCCGCAGCACCCGGCCGCGCACGGTGTGCTGCGTCTGGTGCTGGAGCTGGACGGCGAAGTCGTGCAACGCGCCGACCCGCACATCGGACTGCTGCACCGCGCCACCGAAAAACTGGCCGAGCACAAGACCTACATCCAGTCGCTGCCCTACATGGACCGGCTCGATTACGTCTCGATGATGTGCAACGAGCACGCCTACTGCCTGGCGATTGAAAAGCTGCTGGGCATCGAGGTGCCGCTGCGCGCGCAATACATCCGCGTGATGTTCGCCGAAATCACGCGGTTGCTGAATCACCTGATGTGGCTTGGTTCGCACGGCAACGATTGCGGCAGCTCCACCATCCTGATCTACACCTTCCGCGAGCGCGAAGACCTGTTCGACATGTACGAAGCCGTCTCCGGCGCGCGCATGCATGCGGCCTATTTCCGTCCAGGCGGTGTATACCGCGACCTGCCGGACAGCATGCCGCAGTACAAGGTCAGCAAGATCAAGAATGCCAAGGCCCTGGAGGCCATGAACCAGAACCGCAAGGGTTCATTGCTTGATTTCATCGACGACTTCACGCAGCGCTTTCCTGGCTGCATGGATGAGTACGAAACCCTGCTCACCGACAACCGCATCTGGAAGCAGCGCACTGTGGGCATTGGTGTGGTGCAGCCCGAGCGAGCGCTGAATCTGGGCATGACCGGCCCCATGCTGCGCGGCTCCGGCATTGCGTGGGATTTGCGCAAGACCCAGCCCTACGACGTGTACGACCGCATGGACTTCGATGTGCCGGTTGGCAAGACCGGCGACTGCTACGACCGTTATCTGGTCCGCAAGCAGGAAATGCGCGAGTCCAACCGCATCATCAAGCAGTGTGTGGACTGGCTGCGCGCCAATCCGGGCCCGGTGATCACGGACAACCACAAAATTGCCCCGCCCGATCGCGAATCCATGAAGTCCAACATGGAAGAGCTGATCCACCATTTCAAGCTGTTCACTGAAGGTTTCCATGTGCCCGAGGGTGAGGCCTATGCGGCGGTCGAGCATCCCAAGGGAGAGTTTGGTATCTACCTGGTGAGCGACGGTGCCAACAAGCCGTATCGCCTGAAGATCCGCGCCCCCGGTTTCGCGCATCTGGCCACGCTGGATGAGATGGCCCGGGGCCACATGATTGCGGATGCCGTGGCCATCATTGGAACCATGGATATCGTGTTCGGAGAGATTGATCGATGA